The following coding sequences lie in one Enterococcus sp. 9E7_DIV0242 genomic window:
- the rsmI gene encoding 16S rRNA (cytidine(1402)-2'-O)-methyltransferase produces the protein MQKQKSYIDGIQGKLYLVPTPIGNLEDMTFRCIRQLKEADLIASEDTRNTKKLLTHFDIETPQISFHEHNYKERIPQLIERLNNGETLAQVSDAGMPSISDPGHELVLACIKSDIDVIALPGASAGITALIASGILPQPFTFYGFLPRKAKEQQAIFEEISQLPPTQIFYESPHRVAATLKNMMPIYGEERQAVLCRELTKLHEEYLRGTIAELVTYLAEHTIKGECCLIISGGQPENEPISFPDSIIEHVDQLIATGMTSKEAIKEAAKVRGVKKQEVYKVYHTE, from the coding sequence ATGCAGAAGCAAAAGAGCTATATAGATGGGATTCAAGGAAAGTTATACTTAGTACCGACGCCAATAGGGAATCTTGAAGATATGACATTTCGCTGTATTCGTCAGCTCAAAGAAGCAGATCTAATTGCTAGTGAAGACACACGAAACACCAAGAAATTATTGACGCATTTTGACATTGAAACGCCTCAGATCAGCTTCCATGAGCATAATTATAAAGAGCGAATCCCCCAATTGATTGAACGACTAAATAATGGCGAAACGCTTGCACAGGTCAGTGATGCAGGGATGCCTTCGATTAGCGATCCCGGACATGAATTAGTTCTTGCTTGTATTAAAAGTGACATTGATGTGATTGCATTACCTGGAGCGTCAGCCGGGATTACCGCATTGATTGCATCAGGGATTCTTCCTCAGCCATTTACCTTTTATGGGTTCTTACCGAGAAAGGCGAAAGAGCAGCAAGCTATTTTTGAAGAAATCAGCCAGTTGCCTCCAACTCAGATTTTTTATGAATCGCCGCATAGAGTAGCGGCAACACTGAAAAATATGATGCCTATTTATGGGGAAGAAAGACAGGCTGTGCTGTGTCGAGAATTAACAAAGCTACATGAAGAATATTTGCGTGGTACGATTGCAGAGCTAGTGACTTATCTTGCAGAGCATACAATCAAAGGGGAATGCTGCTTGATTATTTCTGGTGGTCAACCGGAAAATGAGCCAATCTCATTTCCTGACTCGATTATCGAACATGTGGATCAGCTGATTGCTACGGGTATGACTTCAAAAGAGGCAATTAAGGAAGCTGCCAAAGTGCGAGGCGTAAAAAAACAGGAAGTGTATAAGGTCTATCATACAGAGTGA
- a CDS encoding ammonium transporter — protein MDMASVAFIIICTAMVFLMTPALAFFYGGLERRKNILNTMMMVICVMGLASVLWIGLGYSLSFSGEESFVGNFDKLFFNNVSMTEGEGIPEGLFAAFQMMFALITTAIITGSVVGRMRFSAIFLFIAIWSIVVYYPMAHMVWGGGFLDAIGSVDFAGGNVVHISSGISGLVLAIVLGRRREYRQTEYRPHNIPFVVLGAGLLWFGWFGFNAGSALAPNGLAVHALLTTNTAAASAMLSWMLIEKLINGKPTVVGACTGAVVGLVAITPGAGFVSLWSSLVIGALVSPFCYYFISVIKHRFGFDDALDAFGCHGIGGIFGGIMTGVFADASVGGKTGLIYGETQLFIAQLESILFTLVFAGLASFIIIKAIQLVMPIRVTPKEEALGMDRIEHDETAYPTFMGLDS, from the coding sequence ATGGATATGGCAAGCGTAGCATTTATTATTATTTGTACAGCAATGGTGTTTTTAATGACTCCTGCACTGGCATTCTTTTATGGAGGGCTGGAAAGAAGAAAAAATATTCTTAATACCATGATGATGGTCATTTGTGTAATGGGGTTAGCTTCTGTTTTATGGATTGGGTTAGGCTATTCCTTATCTTTCAGTGGAGAGGAATCGTTTGTTGGGAATTTTGATAAGCTCTTTTTTAACAATGTTTCAATGACAGAAGGAGAAGGAATTCCAGAAGGGCTGTTTGCGGCATTTCAAATGATGTTTGCATTGATCACAACAGCAATTATTACTGGCTCTGTCGTTGGAAGAATGCGTTTCTCAGCTATTTTTCTTTTTATCGCTATTTGGTCAATCGTCGTATATTATCCGATGGCTCATATGGTTTGGGGGGGCGGATTTTTAGATGCGATTGGCTCCGTCGATTTTGCCGGAGGAAATGTTGTCCATATCAGCTCCGGGATATCCGGTTTGGTATTAGCAATTGTATTGGGCAGACGACGTGAATATAGACAAACAGAGTATCGTCCGCATAATATTCCTTTTGTTGTTTTAGGTGCGGGTTTGTTGTGGTTCGGCTGGTTTGGCTTCAACGCAGGTTCAGCCTTAGCACCAAATGGATTAGCCGTTCATGCGTTGTTGACCACAAATACAGCAGCTGCAAGTGCAATGCTTTCTTGGATGTTGATTGAAAAGCTGATCAATGGAAAACCGACTGTTGTTGGGGCATGTACCGGTGCTGTTGTCGGTCTGGTCGCGATTACACCTGGTGCAGGCTTTGTTTCTCTTTGGAGTTCACTGGTAATCGGTGCTTTAGTCAGTCCATTTTGCTACTATTTTATCTCTGTTATCAAGCATCGGTTTGGCTTCGATGACGCGTTGGATGCTTTTGGTTGCCATGGTATAGGTGGGATATTCGGCGGCATCATGACGGGTGTTTTTGCAGATGCTTCTGTTGGTGGTAAGACAGGCTTGATTTATGGAGAAACACAACTTTTTATTGCTCAGTTGGAAAGCATCTTGTTTACACTCGTATTTGCAGGTCTGGCAAGTTTTATTATCATTAAGGCAATTCAATTAGTTATGCCAATTCGGGTGACACCGAAAGAAGAAGCGCTTGGAATGGACCGGATCGAGCATGATGAGACGGCGTACCCGACCTTTATGGGGTTGGATTCGTAG
- a CDS encoding DNA replication initiation control protein YabA, whose product MDKRSLYDGFSSLEVELRETLLRLAEMKEGLHELVEKNTTLEIENQRLREHLQELNQLSQESEDSSKQELSKSRMNLEKLYEEGFHVCNILYGSRRENDEECAFCLDVIYGERTR is encoded by the coding sequence ATGGATAAACGATCCCTGTATGACGGTTTTAGTTCATTGGAAGTGGAGTTAAGAGAAACCTTACTTCGCTTAGCTGAAATGAAAGAAGGACTTCATGAGCTTGTTGAAAAGAATACAACATTGGAGATTGAAAATCAGCGACTAAGAGAACATCTGCAGGAATTGAACCAGCTTTCGCAAGAATCTGAGGATTCTTCCAAGCAGGAATTATCAAAATCGCGTATGAATCTTGAAAAATTGTATGAAGAGGGCTTCCATGTATGTAATATTTTATACGGCTCTCGCAGAGAAAATGACGAGGAATGTGCGTTTTGTCTGGATGTTATTTACGGAGAACGTACGAGATAA
- a CDS encoding SdrD B-like domain-containing protein, with translation MGMKKWLVMIVCLLGTAVSLDTLETEAAANNTITGSVYHDINGNGVQELSKLEVGLAEQKVVLYQNLEDAQNSRNMLRTVTTNGLGIFSFSKLEKGSYYLRYDQNEGYTPTISENNVSDAYGQRIPGIVQVNVDKKLQLVYTTKLSLRRATSLNILPFGDVNWDGVMNADEEIVNGKTMIILDLRRLSNVLKSGELASIDLPSLLLNAVNGNVDIANSIYLRTTKNGEIINMPDVESGFYVMIRSPFNLTLSGMLENTAKISAILDIIQGKDITGILDHPELVSTGDIDTNSDNRYIKLLAQLLPQIANEFDKIDYASLLGEENAATIYESTEKLRKLGHLIDQLPATRFVKVNYFGHAYDLTGLQFKKTNQFFFGIKEYAAITGQVFTDTNLDGKKGTLEFLKAVTVTAYDESGTILAQTTSPGLLGEYKLDKLPYGQPIYLGVSESAPVYPEVVDGKPQALADKKIAAVYEFGRTDNVTTISQNIGIASLSDITVSVKTRDEAKNTATLTFSNKNSAAVTVNYEVNNEAAGSFDIKAKGLFAKEAVYNLPLDSLKAIGENQLKAKWTVGIYQGSLKLLDF, from the coding sequence ATGGGGATGAAAAAGTGGTTAGTGATGATTGTTTGTTTATTGGGGACAGCAGTTAGTCTAGATACATTGGAAACAGAGGCGGCTGCAAACAATACAATCACAGGTTCTGTATATCATGATATCAATGGAAATGGTGTACAAGAGTTAAGTAAATTGGAAGTTGGGTTGGCAGAGCAAAAAGTAGTGCTTTATCAGAATTTGGAGGATGCTCAAAATAGCCGAAATATGTTACGAACAGTTACAACCAACGGATTAGGCATATTCAGCTTTTCCAAGCTTGAAAAAGGCAGCTATTATTTACGCTATGATCAAAACGAAGGATACACTCCGACAATATCTGAAAACAATGTAAGTGATGCGTATGGTCAAAGGATTCCGGGAATCGTTCAGGTCAATGTGGATAAAAAACTACAATTGGTTTATACGACAAAGCTATCGTTGAGAAGAGCGACTTCTTTGAACATCCTGCCATTTGGCGATGTCAACTGGGATGGTGTGATGAATGCAGATGAGGAAATCGTCAATGGAAAAACAATGATTATTTTAGATCTTAGACGTCTATCTAATGTATTGAAGTCAGGTGAATTGGCTTCTATTGATCTTCCTTCATTATTGTTGAATGCTGTTAATGGAAACGTTGATATTGCAAATTCGATATATTTGAGAACAACAAAAAATGGAGAAATCATCAATATGCCTGATGTTGAATCTGGGTTTTATGTGATGATTCGTTCACCATTTAATTTAACGTTATCAGGAATGTTGGAAAATACAGCCAAGATTTCCGCAATTTTGGATATCATTCAAGGGAAGGATATTACTGGTATTTTGGATCATCCGGAATTGGTTTCAACTGGAGATATCGATACAAATTCTGATAATCGATATATCAAGTTATTGGCACAGCTCTTGCCGCAAATTGCGAATGAGTTTGATAAAATTGATTATGCTTCCTTATTAGGTGAAGAAAATGCAGCGACGATTTATGAATCGACAGAAAAATTACGAAAACTCGGCCATTTGATCGATCAGCTGCCAGCAACACGTTTTGTCAAAGTCAATTACTTTGGGCATGCGTATGACCTGACAGGATTGCAATTCAAGAAAACAAACCAATTTTTCTTTGGTATCAAAGAATATGCAGCAATTACAGGTCAAGTATTTACAGATACGAACTTGGATGGGAAAAAAGGAACCCTTGAATTTTTGAAAGCTGTAACAGTAACGGCTTATGATGAAAGTGGAACTATTTTAGCGCAGACAACATCTCCCGGATTACTTGGCGAATATAAATTAGACAAATTGCCTTATGGTCAACCGATCTATCTAGGTGTTTCTGAAAGTGCTCCGGTGTATCCGGAAGTAGTTGATGGTAAACCGCAAGCATTGGCTGATAAGAAAATAGCCGCAGTCTATGAGTTTGGACGAACAGATAATGTGACGACGATTTCGCAAAATATCGGTATTGCTTCATTATCGGATATCACGGTAAGTGTGAAAACGAGAGACGAAGCGAAAAACACTGCTACATTGACGTTTTCTAACAAGAATAGTGCGGCAGTGACGGTAAATTATGAGGTGAATAACGAGGCTGCTGGATCGTTTGATATAAAGGCAAAAGGGTTATTTGCAAAAGAAGCGGTCTACAATTTACCCTTGGATTCATTGAAAGCTATCGGTGAAAATCAATTGAAGGCGAAGTGGACTGTTGGAATTTATCAAGGTTCGTTGAAGCTGTTAGACTTCTAA
- a CDS encoding P-II family nitrogen regulator: protein MKKIEAIIQQDMLEELKDAIDREVEISGMTVMQVLGCGKQKGLKEYVRGQEVITTLLPKVMVSFIVKDEQVEDIIARILDICQTEEVGDGKIFVYPIEEAVRIRTRERGTQAI, encoded by the coding sequence ATGAAAAAAATAGAGGCGATTATTCAGCAAGATATGCTGGAGGAATTAAAGGATGCAATCGATCGTGAAGTGGAAATCAGCGGCATGACAGTGATGCAGGTTTTAGGCTGTGGGAAGCAAAAAGGCCTGAAAGAATATGTGCGTGGACAAGAAGTTATTACCACCCTTTTGCCGAAAGTGATGGTCAGTTTCATAGTAAAGGATGAGCAAGTGGAGGATATTATCGCGCGTATTCTGGATATTTGCCAGACAGAGGAAGTCGGTGATGGGAAAATATTTGTATACCCTATTGAAGAAGCTGTCCGAATTCGTACGAGAGAACGTGGAACTCAAGCGATTTGA